The Sorangiineae bacterium MSr11954 DNA segment GCGGAATGTCAGCGGAACGACGACATGGCGAAGTCGCGACTGTCGCGTCGCCCATCCGAAGAAGGCGCGATGGCGAAGTCGCGGCTGCCGGGGCGCCCATCCGAGGAAGGTGCGATGGCGAAGTCGCGGCTGCCGGGTCCTGAACCGGAGGAAGGAGCGATGGCGAAGTCGCGGCTGCCGGGTCCCGAACCGGAGGAAGGAGCGATGGCGAAGTCACGACTGCCGGGTCGCCCATCCGAAGAAGGAGCGATGGCGAAGTCGCGGCTGCCGGGTCGCCCATCCGAAGAAGGAGCGATGGCGAAGTCACGACTGTCGGGTCCCGAACCGGAGGAAGGAGCGATGGCGAAGTCACGACTGCCGGGTCGCCCATCCGAAGAAGGCGCGATGGCGAAGTCGCGGCTGTCGCGTCCCGAACCGGAGGAAGGAGCGATGGCGAAGTCGCGGCTGTCGCGTCGCCAATCGGAGGACGGCGAGGGGGCGCGCGCCGTGATGTGCGGTGCGGTGGCGGTGGCGAGCGCGGATTCGTCGGCGTTGGCGATGGGCAGGTACAGGCGGCTGGTGACGAGATCGACCGAGAGGGTCGCGCCGGTGGATTGGGGCTCCGTCATTTCGAAGTCGGAGGCCGCGATCACGAGACCGACGACGTGGCCCGCGGGGATGACGGAGTCTTCTGAATCGAGCGGCACGGTGATGTCGTACCACTTGGACGGATCGAGGGGCGATGGGGACGTGAGCGAGTTGCGGTGCGCGGCGTCGACCCAGCCGCGCGTGAGGACGCCCAAGTCCGTCTTTTTGAGGTCTTGGGCCATATCGATGTAGCACGCGTCATCGAGCGCGGTCGATTCGCCCCAGCAGGATTCGGTGGTCAGGTTGACGAGTCCACCCTTGCCCGCGAGATAATTGATGTTGCGGGTCGCGCTGCCATAATCGACCAGGCGCGCGGTGATTTCGGTGGTGGGCTTGTCGACCTTGACCGTCAGCTTGACCCGCGGGCGGCCCGAGATGCGAATGTCTCGCGAGAGGGCGCGGCTGAGGAAGACGAGGCGGCCGTTCTTCCTCGTGCTGGGATCGGAGACGGCATCGGCCTCGGTGAGCGCTTTGTCGTCGGTGAAGACGACGGTGTCGATGACCGGATCCGTGCTGTCGGCCGCCTTGCTCTGGACGAAGTCGAGCCTGCCCGTGTCGCCCTTTCCCCAGGCGAGTTGAAGTTGGGATTCGCGGGCCGCCGGCGTGGGCCACGTGGGCTCGTTCACCCAGTTGCCGGGCGTGCGCTCGATGGAGGCCATGGGCTCGTTCATGATGCCGTTGTCGCGGCCTTGCAGCCAATAATCGAACCAGCGATGCAGGGTGGAGACCCATTCGGCACGGCGGATGTCGAACGGATCGACGTGCGCACCCTGCGAGAGCCATATCTTTCGCGGCACGCCGCGGGCCGCGAGCGCGTTCCACCAGGTGCCGAACTGCGGGGTGGTCACGATCCAGTCGTCGATGCCATGGGTGAGGAAGACGCTCGCTTTGACCTTGCTGACGTCGGGCACGTAGTCGCGCTCGGCGAAGAATGCGTTGTAGTTGCCTGTGGCATCGTCTTGCCCTTTGCGCAATTCGGCGACGTTCGCGTCGCAGACCCCCGGCGGGCGCCCGTTGTTTCGGCCGGCCGCGAGGAATCCGAAGTAGTCGGCGCCGCGCAAGGTGCCGTTCGCGCGGGTGTACTCGTACCAGCTCGAGATGGCGGACTGCGGCACGATGGTGACCAAGCCATCGACCCCCGTCGCGGCGACGCCATTGGCGATGGACCCGTCCCAGGATTTTCCGATCATGCCGACCTTGCCGGTCGTCCAATCGGCGAGAACCGGTGTGCCGTCGGCGCGGGCGGCGGTGGCGCGACCATTGAGCCAGTCGATCACCGCTTTGGTGCCGAGGACCTCTTCTTTGCCGCCGGCGTCGAGGCAGCCCGTGGAGCGGCTGCTGCCCGGCAGGTCGACCGCGACGAAGGCGTAGCCGCGCGGTACGAAGTAATTGTCGTAGTAGAGCGGCACCTTCGTGATGATGCCGTTCGCGTCGAAGGCCTTCCTCTCGGACTCGTTTCCGCGGCCGCTCCCCTTGTAATAGGGCGATGCTTCCAAAATGACGGGGACCTTGACACCCGCCTCGGCGGCCTCCCGCGGCCGGATCAAATCGACCGCGACTTTGTCGGGCTGTCCATCGCCGTCGTTGTCGAACGGCGTGGTGACCCAAATGCTCTCGTGGATGGCATTCGCGTACGAATAAATGGGAGTGCTCTCATTGCCATTGGCCGCGACGCCGAGCGGGGATCCGGAGGTGTCGCTCGAACCGGTCTCGGTCGCGCTGCTGCATGCGTAAAGAAAGCCCGTACCGGTGACAGCTGCGATGCGTAAGACACGTCGGATGGAAGAGCGAATTCGAAGATGCGCCATGGGTAAGAGATCTCCTCGTGTGAGCATCGGCCGCAACACTCCGGGCCGAGCGATTGAGAGTATTATGTGAAGAGGAGGCCCCCGAGCGAGGAGCATCGTGCGTCAATGTTGCCACCAATCACGACACGATATCGTGACGTAGGCTCGCCTCCCTTGCGGTCTCGCATGCCGTCAGAATTTTATTCGCTTCATCGAGCCAGCCCTGAAACG contains these protein-coding regions:
- a CDS encoding Xaa-Pro dipeptidyl-peptidase, whose product is MAHLRIRSSIRRVLRIAAVTGTGFLYACSSATETGSSDTSGSPLGVAANGNESTPIYSYANAIHESIWVTTPFDNDGDGQPDKVAVDLIRPREAAEAGVKVPVILEASPYYKGSGRGNESERKAFDANGIITKVPLYYDNYFVPRGYAFVAVDLPGSSRSTGCLDAGGKEEVLGTKAVIDWLNGRATAARADGTPVLADWTTGKVGMIGKSWDGSIANGVAATGVDGLVTIVPQSAISSWYEYTRANGTLRGADYFGFLAAGRNNGRPPGVCDANVAELRKGQDDATGNYNAFFAERDYVPDVSKVKASVFLTHGIDDWIVTTPQFGTWWNALAARGVPRKIWLSQGAHVDPFDIRRAEWVSTLHRWFDYWLQGRDNGIMNEPMASIERTPGNWVNEPTWPTPAARESQLQLAWGKGDTGRLDFVQSKAADSTDPVIDTVVFTDDKALTEADAVSDPSTRKNGRLVFLSRALSRDIRISGRPRVKLTVKVDKPTTEITARLVDYGSATRNINYLAGKGGLVNLTTESCWGESTALDDACYIDMAQDLKKTDLGVLTRGWVDAAHRNSLTSPSPLDPSKWYDITVPLDSEDSVIPAGHVVGLVIAASDFEMTEPQSTGATLSVDLVTSRLYLPIANADESALATATAPHITARAPSPSSDWRRDSRDFAIAPSSGSGRDSRDFAIAPSSDGRPGSRDFAIAPSSGSGPDSRDFAIAPSSDGRPGSRDFAIAPSSDGRPGSRDFAIAPSSGSGPGSRDFAIAPSSGSGPGSRDFAIAPSSDGRPGSRDFAIAPSSDGRRDSRDFAMSSFR